The nucleotide sequence GGGCGGCCCGCAAAATCAAAGTTACTTCATAAGGCCCGCTTCCGGACCCGCGCCGGTTACTTGACGCTCTTGAGCCGTGGCGGAGCCTGAACCGACAAGGCGCCGGTATAGCTGCCGTCGGTCACAAGCACGTTCGAGAACTGCCACGGGTCGCTGGTATCGACATCTTCCGAGAACAGCTCGTTGCGGTGCTTGAGCGGCGTCCAATCCGTATAGACGCCGATAACCGGGCCAAGATAGGGCATCTGCACCTCAAGGCAGCGGCGGAAATCGATCTCGTCGGCGTCGATGATACCCTTTTCCGGGTTTTCAAGCGCCCAGGTCATGCCCGCAATGATCGCGGAAGTCACCTGCAGCCCGGTCGCGTTCTGATGGGGCGCAAGGCGGCGGGTTTCCTCGATCGACAGCTGTGAGCCGTACCAATAGGCGTTCTTGGCGTGGCCGAACAGCAGCACACCCAGCTCGTCGATGCCGTCCTCGATCTCGTTCTCGTCCAGGATCTTCCACGGCGTTTCCTTAAGCCATTCGGTCGTCGCGGTCTGTGCCTTCCAGCCGCCGCCCGCAACTTCGTGGATCGAAAGCACGGCGTCGTCGCAGGGATGGTAGGCATAGTGCACCGTGGGGCGGTACACGACCTTATCCCCCTGCCGTACCGTGAAGAAATCGGCGATCGAGATGGATTCGTTGTGCGTCACAAGGAACCCGTGCTGCGCCTGCGCCGTCGGCGTCCAGCTGCGCACACGCGTGCCGATGCCGGGCTGGGTCATATAGATCGCGGCATCGCAGCCGGTTTCATGCCGCCGCCCGGTCGCGGGCATGGTCTTTTCGTGTGTACCCCAGCCAAGCTCGGCCGGCTGCAGGCCTTCGGAAATAAAGCCATCGACCGACCACGTATTGACGAAGTTGCCGATCACCTTCTGCGGGCTTTTGGCGCGCTGGGTGTCGCGTTCGGCGATATGAATGCCCTTGACGCCGGCACGCTGCATCAGCGCCGCCCATTCTTCGCGCGTCTTCGGCTCCGTGTAATCGAGCTTCAGGTCGTTTGCGATATTCAGCAACGCCTGCTTGGCGAACCACGAAAC is from Alphaproteobacteria bacterium and encodes:
- a CDS encoding homospermidine synthase, producing the protein MTQKWPVYGKIDGPVIILGFGSIGRGVLPLILRHFECDRSRMVVIAPNDKDRKLAEKEGIKFEKAGVTKDNYRELLTPYFKGPGRPFLVNVSVDVSSVDMITFCTEHKALYIDTVVEPWLGFYTDTNAPLAARTNYVLREELLELRRRKPGGPTAISCCGANPGMVSWFAKQALLNIANDLKLDYTEPKTREEWAALMQRAGVKGIHIAERDTQRAKSPQKVIGNFVNTWSVDGFISEGLQPAELGWGTHEKTMPATGRRHETGCDAAIYMTQPGIGTRVRSWTPTAQAQHGFLVTHNESISIADFFTVRQGDKVVYRPTVHYAYHPCDDAVLSIHEVAGGGWKAQTATTEWLKETPWKILDENEIEDGIDELGVLLFGHAKNAYWYGSQLSIEETRRLAPHQNATGLQVTSAIIAGMTWALENPEKGIIDADEIDFRRCLEVQMPYLGPVIGVYTDWTPLKHRNELFSEDVDTSDPWQFSNVLVTDGSYTGALSVQAPPRLKSVK